A window of Hymenobacter sp. GOD-10R genomic DNA:
GAAGATGTTGGCCACTGGCAGCCACAGAAACACATTGATATAGCGGGCTATCCAATTGGTCAGCGTCGCCTCGAAACCAGGCCAGATGGCAAACCCAAAGCTGATCGGGCCAATGATCGAGAGGATGATTAAAAAGAAGGTGCGGATCGTATTGATCACCAGCGCAGCCGAGTTATGGGCCAGCTCCAACACATTGCGAATCCACTCTCGAAAGTTCTTCTGCACATCATAGCTCATGCGGTTGAAGTACAGGGCCGCTTTTCCACCGAAGTCGAGAGCGTCCTTCGTCTCCAACTCTTTTTCAAAGGCGTCATCTGATTCATAGGGCGCATTCTCCGGGCGTGCGGCAAGTAGTTCAGCCTTACGCTCCTGCAATTGAATGATGTTCTGATTCTGCACCCGCACGATAGAGTTTGTGGCCGAAGAGACGCCCCCAAGGACGGTGTTCAAAACAGCGAGCATGGAGGGAAAAAACATAATCACGATACCGATGCCGAACGGCCGCATCAAGGGCCAAAAGTCAATAGGCTCCGCTGTAGCTAGGTTGCGCCAAATCTTGCTGCCGATGAACACCAGTGCGCCTAGACCACCTAGGGCCCGCCCAACGTTGACTAGATCTGCGCACAGCGGCAGCATTTCATCATAGAGATTGTCGAGTAGCTGTTGCAGCGACTCGACCGGAATCGATACCTGAAGCAGTAAGGAGAAAAGGGAGAGTAGCATAGGTGTTACTTGGATAGTCCGTAGAGTTGTTTGAGAATCTGATGATCTTTCGCAGCCTTGGTTTGCGCCGAGGCAATGGCTTGGTTGCGCCGGGTGAAGTAGGAAACGAGCTCGTATTGGTGCACCACCTTATCGGAGAGCTTGTTGATGAATTTTAGGCGCTGGGCGTCCGTCATCTTGGCCGCGTTCGGGGTGATGATGGTGGTCAGGTCATCGAGCAGGCCGACGTTTTCCGAGAGCAGCACCGTGTAGCCCTTAATCATCCCCTGGATCTGGGCGGGTGTCAGGTATGTATTGCTCCGCAACTGCGTCATGTTCTGCGTGTAGAGGGCTAGCGTGCGATCCTGATAAGTCCAAATCGTTTTCACACGCTGGTAATCCTTCACCACCGAGTTGATCTTGAGCAGACTCGAGTACCACTCTTCGTGCATGGCGGCCGTCTGATCCGTGAGCTTCTTAATGACGGCCTGGGTGTTGGTGCCCTTCTTGACAATAGTATTACCTAAAGCACGAAGGGTCGTCAGGAAACCTTGGTGGGTAGCTTGCTTAGTAGCTTGCTTTTCAGCAATCGGCATCCACACCACTACCTGAGCATTGGCAGAGCGAGCAAGGAGCATCAGGCCACTTATAGCCAGCAGAAATAGAGCCTTTTTCATGCGCTATTTGGCTAGGCCGTAGAGCTGCTTGATGGTAGCCAAGTCTTTTGCTGCCTGATTTTGGCGAAACGACATGGCCATGTTGCGGCGCGTGAAGTAGTTCACCAAATCATACTGATGCGTCACCTTGTCATCAAGAGCATCAATCAACTCCATCCTTTCGGCATCCGTCATCTTTGACTTTAGCGGTGAGACAATGGCAGTCAAATCGTCCAGGTAAGAGGCTGACTCCTGAATCAACACCGTATAGCCGCGCACCATGCCTGCCACCTGCTCGGGGGAAAGGTTGGGATCCTGCTTGAACTTGCCGATGTAGTTGGAGTAGATGGTAATGATGGCCGTTTGGCGCTCGAAGATGTGGCGCACCCTACGGTACTGCTTGATGGTATTGCTCACCTGCATCAGCCCATCGTACCAGCTCTTGGCCAGCAGCATGTTCTTCTCGGTAAAGCCTTTGGTTAACACCTGCTCGACCACGCCAGCATTCACGAGGGTGTTGGCTTTCGTGCTCAGCGCTTTCAGCGTGGCTTGTAAACCCGTCTGAATGAAGTTGGTACCTTCCAAAATTGGCGCGGAAACCACTGCCTGTGCGTGTGCGGAAGGCCTACCCAAAAGGCAAAGCGCTGCCACACACAGGTAAAACCGTGTTTTTTTCATGACCTAGATGTGATTAGTAAATGGGTGCGGTCGGCCTATTCGTGGCCCCACACTTCGCGATTGTACTTCTGGTGTTTGAGCTTTTGCTCCTTTTGAGCAATTGCCGCCGCGGTACGTTTGCCGTAGTACTTCACTAAGGCCAACTGGTGGGTTTCTTTCTCGGCCAAGTCCGAGACATACTTCAGTTGCTCAGCTTCGCTCATGCTCGTCTTGCTAGTGGCCAGCGCCGACAGCTCTTGCACATTGGCCGCACTTTCGTCGACTAGCTTCTTGTACATCGAACGAACGCCCTGCGCTTGCTCCACCGTTACGATGTTGTTGCTGGTTAGCTTCGGCTCCTGCGTCTTAGCTTCTTGCAGAATTTCAGCGTGTGCCTGGTAGATGCTTTCCGTCTTGGGGTTGAGCTTGATCAAGTTGGGCACATCACTCTGATACCAATTGTGTACCGTCGTAAG
This region includes:
- the traJ gene encoding conjugative transposon protein TraJ, whose translation is MLLSLFSLLLQVSIPVESLQQLLDNLYDEMLPLCADLVNVGRALGGLGALVFIGSKIWRNLATAEPIDFWPLMRPFGIGIVIMFFPSMLAVLNTVLGGVSSATNSIVRVQNQNIIQLQERKAELLAARPENAPYESDDAFEKELETKDALDFGGKAALYFNRMSYDVQKNFREWIRNVLELAHNSAALVINTIRTFFLIILSIIGPISFGFAIWPGFEATLTNWIARYINVFLWLPVANIFGAIIAKIQVMMLNLDIQQIRTNGDLEAADMGYMIFLVIAIAGYFTVPSVANWIVAASGMSNILRFATVQGGAAASGAASAAGAVGGQAIGRGVNTAGAMLSDIKNNTVPGSVGNQTGFKNTAA